The Plectropomus leopardus isolate mb chromosome 22, YSFRI_Pleo_2.0, whole genome shotgun sequence genome includes a window with the following:
- the LOC121961182 gene encoding aldo-keto reductase family 1 member D1-like, translating to MMSMDLTAESHSIPLSDGNSIPLIGLGTYGDPHQTPKGTAYESVKLAIETGYRHIDGALVYFNEHEVGQAIREKIADGTVKREDIFYCGKLWNTFHPPELVRPAVEKTLKTLQLDYVDLYIVEMPTAFKPGDTFYPKDENGKHIYHETDLCATWEALEACKDAGLIKSLGVSNFNKRQLELILNKPGLKHKPVSNQVECHPYFTQPKLIEYCRQKDIVIVGYSPLGTSRDASWVNLKCPPLLEDELLASAAKKYNKTTAQVALRFNVQRGVVVIPKSFNPVRIKENFQIFDFSLSEAEMKAIEGLNKNIRFVELLMWADHPEYPFHDDY from the exons ATGATGAGCATGGACCTGACGGCTGAGAGTCACTCCATCCCTTTGAGTGATGGAAACAGCATACCTTTGATTGGACTGGGAACGTATGGGGATCCCCACCAG ACCCCAAAAGGAACTGCATATGAATCGGTCAAATTGGCCATTGAAACCGGATACAGACACATCGATGGGGCTTTGGTCTATTTCAATGAACACGAGGTGGGACAAGCTATCAGGGAGAAAATTGCAGATGGAACAGTGAAGAGAGAGGACATCTTCTATTGTGGAAAG CTGTGGAACACATTCCACCCCCCAGAGCTGGTTCGACCTGCGGTGGAGAAAACTTTGAAGACATTGCAGCTGGATTATGTCGACCTCTATATAGTAGAGATGCCCACAGCCTTCAAG CCGGGAGACACATTCTACCCCAAAGATGAGAATGGGAAACACATTTATCATGAGACAGACCTCTGTGCAACCTGGGAG GCTTTGGAGGCTTGCAAAGATGCTGGGCTGATAAAGTCTCTCGGAGTATCCAACTTCAACAAGAGGCAGCTGGAGTTGATACTGAACAAACCTGGGCTCAAACACAAGCCAGTGTCAAATCAG gtTGAATGCCACCCTTATTTCACTCAGCCAAAGCTGATCGAGTACTGCCGGCAGAAGGACATTGTCATCGTGGGGTACAGCCCTCTCGGGACATCTAGAGATGCATCCTG GGTCAACCTAAAGTGCCCTCCACTGTTGGAAGACGAGCTCCTGGCATCAGCTGCTAAAAAGTACAATAAGACCACGGCACAGGTGGCCTTGAGGTTCAACGTGCAGAGAGGAGTGGTGGTCATCCCGAAAAGCTTCAACCCTGTTCGCATAAAGGAGAACTTTCAG ATATTCGACTTCTCTCTCTCCGAGGCTGAGATGAAGGCGATTGAAGGACTGAACAAGAATATTCGTTTCGTGGAGCTTCTCAT GTGGGCTGATCACCCAGAATACCCGTTCCACGATGACTACTAG